The Streptomyces spororaveus genome includes a region encoding these proteins:
- a CDS encoding DUF6629 family protein, whose amino-acid sequence MAAGPATAGVLSYCLATRSVTAEIRGRGIGYGVNVPWTPLVLAGYLFATLGALLLGGDKRLRTLGAVLAAGALACSALWRLEFASTWCAFAAVASLLVLGWVRRPDAASPVT is encoded by the coding sequence GTGGCCGCGGGGCCGGCCACCGCCGGAGTGCTCTCGTACTGCCTCGCGACCCGGTCGGTGACCGCCGAGATCCGGGGCCGCGGCATCGGGTACGGCGTGAATGTTCCGTGGACGCCGCTGGTGCTGGCGGGCTATCTCTTCGCCACTCTGGGCGCCTTGCTGCTCGGCGGCGACAAGCGGCTGAGAACCCTCGGCGCGGTGCTGGCGGCGGGGGCGCTGGCCTGCTCAGCGCTGTGGCGGCTGGAATTCGCCTCCACCTGGTGCGCCTTCGCGGCGGTCGCGTCGCTGCTGGTCCTGGGCTGGGTCCGGCGCCCGGATGCCGCTTCCCCCGTCACGTGA
- a CDS encoding GMC oxidoreductase, whose amino-acid sequence MSDKPLSRNTSNGISRRGFLGRTGSVIGAMALAGHLTPAQAAAPPGPVSDGARVAALVIGTGYGGSVAALRLAQAGVDVQMIEMGMSWDTPGSDGKIFPTVTSPDYRSFWLRTRTKAPLSNFLGFPIDKDVPKYTGILDAEDFAGITVYQGRGVGGGSLVNGGMAVTPKRANFAAVLPSVDADEMYGTYYPRANAGLGVGMIDPAWFDTADCYQFSRVGRKHAQRSGFAWTFVPDVYDWDYMKKEAAGTATKSALAGEILYGNNHGKKSLVQTYLAQAKATGRVAISPLHKVTSVSPATAGGYTVTIDQLNTTGDTVATKTVTADRVFFAAGSVGTSKLLVKLKATGALPNLNGEVGKGWGENGNVMCGRANHLWDPTGKLQSTIPCSGIDNWDAGGAFAEVAPLPTGIETYASFYLSITKNPNRAEFTWNAATGRADLSWQTAWKQPSVSMAKTIFDKINSKEGTIYRTDLFGGNKIWNDTLTYHPLGGAVLNRATDNYGRLHGYTGLYVIDGALIPGNTSVNPFVTITALAERNIEKIIATDLP is encoded by the coding sequence ATGAGCGATAAACCGCTGTCCAGAAACACCTCCAACGGGATCTCCCGGCGCGGATTCCTCGGTAGAACAGGTTCTGTTATCGGGGCCATGGCCCTGGCGGGTCACCTCACCCCGGCGCAGGCGGCCGCCCCGCCCGGCCCGGTCTCCGACGGCGCCCGCGTAGCGGCCCTGGTCATCGGTACCGGCTACGGCGGATCGGTGGCGGCCCTGCGGCTGGCACAGGCCGGCGTGGACGTGCAGATGATCGAAATGGGCATGTCCTGGGACACGCCGGGCTCGGACGGCAAGATCTTCCCCACGGTGACCAGCCCGGACTACCGGTCCTTCTGGCTGCGCACCCGGACCAAGGCGCCGCTCAGCAACTTCCTGGGCTTCCCGATCGACAAGGACGTCCCCAAGTACACCGGGATCCTGGACGCCGAGGACTTCGCCGGCATCACCGTCTACCAGGGCCGCGGCGTCGGCGGCGGTTCGCTGGTCAACGGCGGCATGGCGGTCACGCCCAAGCGCGCGAACTTCGCCGCCGTCCTCCCCTCGGTGGACGCCGACGAGATGTACGGCACCTACTACCCGAGGGCCAACGCGGGGCTCGGGGTCGGCATGATCGACCCTGCCTGGTTCGACACCGCCGACTGCTACCAGTTCTCCCGCGTCGGCCGCAAGCACGCCCAGCGCTCCGGCTTCGCCTGGACCTTCGTACCCGACGTGTACGACTGGGACTACATGAAGAAGGAGGCCGCCGGCACCGCCACCAAGTCCGCCCTGGCCGGGGAGATCCTCTACGGCAACAACCACGGCAAGAAGTCGCTGGTGCAGACGTACCTCGCCCAGGCGAAGGCCACGGGCCGGGTCGCCATCTCGCCGCTGCACAAGGTCACCTCGGTCTCCCCCGCCACGGCGGGCGGCTACACGGTCACCATCGACCAGCTCAACACCACCGGCGACACGGTGGCCACCAAGACCGTGACGGCGGACCGGGTGTTCTTCGCGGCCGGCAGCGTCGGCACCAGCAAGCTCCTGGTCAAGCTGAAGGCCACCGGGGCACTGCCGAACCTCAACGGCGAGGTCGGCAAGGGCTGGGGCGAGAACGGCAACGTCATGTGCGGCCGCGCGAACCACCTGTGGGACCCGACCGGCAAACTCCAGTCGACCATCCCCTGCTCCGGCATCGACAACTGGGACGCCGGGGGCGCCTTCGCCGAAGTGGCGCCGCTCCCCACCGGGATCGAGACGTACGCCTCGTTCTACCTGTCGATCACCAAGAACCCGAACCGTGCCGAGTTCACCTGGAACGCGGCGACCGGCAGGGCCGACCTGAGCTGGCAGACGGCCTGGAAGCAGCCGTCCGTCTCGATGGCCAAGACGATCTTCGACAAGATCAATTCGAAGGAGGGGACGATCTACCGGACCGACCTGTTCGGCGGCAACAAGATCTGGAACGACACCCTCACCTACCACCCGCTCGGCGGCGCGGTCCTGAACAGGGCGACCGACAACTACGGTCGCCTGCACGGTTACACCGGCCTGTACGTGATCGACGGCGCGCTCATCCCCGGCAACACGAGCGTGAATCCCTTCGTCACCATCACGGCACTCGCCGAACGCAACATCGAGAAGATCATCGCAACCGACCTCCCGTAG
- a CDS encoding MFS transporter: MTAPAEPSGAGVPIASARGRWILLTTVLGSTMAMLDGTVVNVALPRIGEDLDADLAVLQWTVNAYLLTLAGLILVGGSLSDRFGRRRIFVLGVVWFAVGSLLCGIAPNAGVLIAARALQGIGGALLAPGSLALIQASVRAEDRGRAIGLWSGLGGVGAAVGPFLGGWLVDGPGWRWVFLLNVPLAAVCVPVALRHVPESRDPQAHGRFDVAGAALGASALGLVTYALIEARSGAPAVIVAAVLGVLLAIAFVYVERRRPDPMVPPDIFASRLFTAVNLVTLCVYAAIGGFFFLVVLQLQVVSGYSALAAGAAMLPTTLLMLLLSARSGELGERIGPRVPLTVGPLLCAAGTLLMLRVGPAASYVRDVLPAMVVMGMGLVALVAPLTSTVLASVDPGRAGLASGINNAAARVAGLLAVAALPLLSGMGPESYRSATQFDAAFGRAMLWCTGAFVAGAALAWATVRSPVPEACHPQCHTYCAVSAPPLEPREESG; encoded by the coding sequence ATGACTGCGCCCGCCGAGCCCTCCGGAGCCGGTGTCCCGATCGCGTCCGCACGCGGCCGGTGGATCCTGCTGACCACCGTGCTCGGGTCGACCATGGCCATGCTGGACGGGACCGTGGTGAACGTGGCGCTGCCGCGCATCGGCGAGGACCTCGACGCCGACCTGGCGGTGCTCCAGTGGACGGTGAACGCCTATCTGCTGACCCTGGCCGGGCTGATCCTGGTCGGCGGGTCGCTGAGCGACCGCTTCGGGCGGCGCCGGATCTTCGTGCTCGGCGTGGTGTGGTTCGCGGTCGGCTCGCTGCTGTGCGGCATCGCGCCGAACGCCGGGGTGCTGATCGCCGCCCGGGCCCTGCAGGGCATCGGCGGGGCACTGCTGGCGCCCGGCTCCCTGGCCCTGATCCAGGCGTCCGTCCGCGCCGAGGACCGGGGCCGGGCGATCGGCCTGTGGTCGGGGCTCGGCGGGGTGGGCGCGGCCGTGGGACCGTTCCTCGGCGGCTGGCTGGTGGACGGGCCGGGCTGGCGGTGGGTGTTCCTGCTGAACGTGCCGCTGGCCGCGGTGTGCGTGCCGGTCGCCCTGCGGCACGTACCGGAATCGCGGGACCCGCAGGCGCACGGGCGGTTCGACGTGGCCGGGGCGGCACTCGGCGCGAGCGCCCTGGGGCTGGTCACCTACGCGCTGATCGAAGCCCGGTCGGGCGCGCCCGCGGTGATCGTCGCCGCGGTGCTCGGGGTCCTGCTGGCCATCGCCTTCGTCTACGTGGAGCGGCGGCGGCCCGACCCCATGGTGCCGCCGGACATCTTCGCGTCCCGTCTGTTCACCGCCGTCAACCTCGTCACCCTGTGCGTGTACGCGGCGATCGGCGGATTCTTCTTCCTGGTCGTGCTCCAGCTCCAGGTGGTGTCCGGCTACTCGGCGCTGGCCGCCGGAGCCGCGATGCTGCCGACGACCCTCCTCATGCTGCTGCTGTCGGCGCGCTCGGGTGAGCTCGGGGAGCGGATCGGGCCGCGCGTCCCGCTCACGGTGGGGCCGCTGCTGTGTGCGGCCGGGACGCTGCTGATGCTGCGGGTGGGACCCGCGGCCTCCTACGTGCGGGACGTGCTGCCCGCGATGGTCGTCATGGGCATGGGCCTCGTGGCCCTGGTGGCCCCGCTGACGTCGACGGTGCTCGCCTCGGTGGATCCCGGCCGGGCGGGCCTGGCCAGCGGCATCAACAACGCGGCGGCGCGCGTCGCCGGGCTGCTCGCGGTGGCGGCGCTGCCACTGCTGTCCGGAATGGGGCCGGAGTCGTACCGTTCGGCGACCCAGTTCGACGCCGCTTTCGGGCGGGCCATGCTCTGGTGCACCGGGGCGTTCGTGGCCGGTGCCGCCCTGGCCTGGGCGACCGTACGCTCCCCCGTGCCCGAGGCGTGCCACCCCCAGTGTCATACGTACTGCGCGGTGTCGGCCCCGCCGCTCGAACCCCGTGAGGAGTCCGGCTGA